One window of the Gemmatimonadota bacterium genome contains the following:
- a CDS encoding cytochrome c oxidase subunit II, with the protein DARFAAPGVSHARDGSVRVVMLAQMFSFQPAQIRVPAGRRVTFRLTSPDLIHGFQIVGTNGNAMVVPGYVTQFSTVFREPGEYLIVCNEFCGLGHHLMQGKLIVTRGDA; encoded by the coding sequence GACGCGCGTTTCGCGGCGCCGGGAGTAAGCCACGCCAGGGACGGCAGCGTGAGGGTGGTCATGCTGGCCCAGATGTTCAGCTTCCAGCCGGCGCAGATTCGGGTGCCGGCCGGTCGGCGGGTGACCTTCCGGCTGACCAGTCCCGACCTGATCCATGGCTTTCAGATCGTGGGCACGAACGGCAACGCCATGGTCGTGCCGGGCTATGTGACGCAGTTCAGCACCGTGTTCCGGGAGCCGGGCGAGTATCTGATCGTGTGCAACGAGTTCTGCGGGCTGGGGCACCACCTGATGCAGGGCAAGCTGATCGTCACGCGGGGGGACGCATGA